A part of Populus alba chromosome 8, ASM523922v2, whole genome shotgun sequence genomic DNA contains:
- the LOC118038127 gene encoding uncharacterized protein, giving the protein MWWMMNENGGQYCSKKSDDICADICGQDSGRILSMSRIRCILRGMDLKTYLLLFILVPTCVYGIYMHGQKVSSFFRPLWESPPKKFNEIPHYYHENVSMENLCKLHGWGIREFPRRVYDAVLFNNELDILALRWKELYPYITQFVLLESNSTFTGKEKLLYFATHRDQFKFVEPRLTYGTIGGRFKKGENPFIEEAYQRVALDQLIKVAGISDDDLLIMSDVDEIPSRHTINLLRWCDDTPSVLHLRLKNYLYSFEFLKDIKSWRASVHRYQTGKTRYAHYRQADVILADAGWHCSFCFRRISEFIFKMKAYSHVDRVRFKRYLNPERIQRVICKGADLFDMLPEEHTFKEIIGKMGPIPHSYSAVHLPSYLLENADKYKFLLPGNCLRESE; this is encoded by the coding sequence GACTCAGGCCGAATTTTGAGCATGTCCAGAATCCGGTGTATTCTTCGTGGCATGGATTTAAAGACATATTTGCTTCTGTTTATACTCGTGCCAACCTGTGTCTATGGTATTTACATGCATGGACAGAAGGTCTCATCCTTTTTCCGGCCATTATGGGAATCCCCACCAAAAAAGTTCAATGAAATCCCACACTATTATCATGAGAATGTGTCGATGGAGAACCTCTGCAAACTCCATGGTTGGGGAATTCGTGAGTTCCCAAGACGTGTTTATGATGCAGTGTTATTCAATAATGAATTGGACATCCTTGCTTTGCGATGGAAAGAATTGTACCCTTACATTACACAGTTTGTTCTCCTCGAATCTAATTCAACCTTCACTGGGAAAGAAAAGCTTCTCTATTTTGCCACCCATCGAGATCAGTTTAAATTTGTTGAGCCCAGGCTGACCTATGGAACCATCGGAGGGAGGTTTAAGAAAGGAGAGAACCCATTTATCGAAGAGGCATACCAGCGAGTAGCATTGGACCAACTTATCAAAGTAGCAGGGATTTCTGATGATGACTTGCTTATAATGTCAGATGTTGATGAGATACCGAGCAGACACACTATCAATCTCTTGAGGTGGTGTGATGACACTCCTTCAGTTCTTCATCTCCGGctgaaaaattatctttactctTTTGAGTTTCTCAAGGACATTAAAAGTTGGAGAGCTTCAGTCCACAGATATCAGACAGGCAAGACGCGGTATGCACATTATCGCCAGGCGGATGTCATTTTGGCAGATGCAGGGTGGCACTGCAGCTTTTGTTTCCGCCGTATAAGCGAGTTTATATTTAAGATGAAAGCTTACAGTCATGTTGATAGAGTCAGGTTCAAACGTTACTTGAACCCTGAAAGAATCCAGAGAGTAATTTGCAAGGGTGCTGATTTATTTGATATGCTTCCTGAGGAGCACACATTCAAGGAAATTATTGGGAAAATGGGACCAATTCCTCACTCCTATTCAGCTGTTCATCTCCCATCATATCTTCTGGAGAACGCTGACAAGTATAAATTTCTCTTGCCTGGGAACTGCTTGAGAGAAAGTGAGTGA